A window of the Vibrio pomeroyi genome harbors these coding sequences:
- the flgC gene encoding flagellar basal body rod protein FlgC, translating into MSLFNVFNVTGSAMSAESVRLNTTSSNLANADSVSSSAEETYKARHAVFGAELNRARNSDHTVPVKVLGIVESDKPLSAEYNPDHPLANNEGYIYKPNVNVMEEMANMISASRAYQTNVQVADSSKQMLLRTLQMGQ; encoded by the coding sequence ATGAGCTTATTTAATGTATTCAATGTGACTGGTTCTGCGATGAGTGCTGAATCTGTTCGTCTAAATACGACCTCGAGTAACCTTGCGAACGCGGACAGTGTAAGTAGTTCTGCTGAAGAAACTTACAAAGCTCGCCACGCAGTGTTCGGCGCTGAGTTAAATCGAGCACGCAACAGTGACCACACTGTGCCTGTGAAAGTATTAGGTATTGTTGAAAGCGATAAGCCGCTAAGCGCGGAGTACAACCCGGATCACCCATTAGCGAACAACGAAGGCTACATCTACAAGCCGAACGTGAACGTTATGGAAGAGATGGCAAACATGATTTCGGCATCACGTGCGTACCAAACGAACGTACAGGTTGCTGACTCAAGTAAACAAATGCTGCTGCGTACGCTGCAGATGGGTCAATAA
- the flgM gene encoding flagellar biosynthesis anti-sigma factor FlgM: MAGIDNIRSGQTLTTTNRSAVRSDSSSEASRSDVSTKSPASKDAVSLSQQGKAIGQLHQDMAAQPSFDSVKVAAIKEAIANGSYTVDPEKLADNMIKFENELKGL, encoded by the coding sequence ATGGCAGGCATTGATAATATTCGTTCAGGGCAAACCCTAACGACCACCAACCGATCAGCAGTACGCTCTGATTCTAGTTCTGAGGCATCTCGTTCTGATGTGTCAACTAAATCACCAGCGAGCAAAGATGCGGTTTCTCTAAGCCAACAAGGCAAAGCGATTGGTCAACTCCATCAAGACATGGCAGCACAGCCAAGCTTTGATTCTGTGAAAGTAGCAGCGATCAAAGAAGCAATTGCGAACGGTTCATACACGGTTGATCCAGAAAAATTGGCTGACAACATGATCAAGTTCGAAAACGAATTAAAAGGTCTTTAA
- a CDS encoding NAD(P)/FAD-dependent oxidoreductase, with protein sequence MKKLSTQVVIIGAGPSGSIAASLLHKKGIDVRVIEKSVFPRFSIGESLLPACMEVIEQAGMTDAVINANFQYKDGAAFRKNGVYTAFNFEDKFSAGPGTTFQVQRGAFDKVLADTAEAQGVAIDYQHELMGINFTDNSTILEVQVLDGERYQLEAQYVLDGSGFGRVLPKMLDLEEPSSLPPRKAIFTHINDHIAEVDTALEYDRNKILISVHPTNPDVWYWLIPFSNGVSSFGVVGEPKFFESYPQDKIAAIKQLAMEEPGLAEILASAEYPNPAGEIGGYSANVKHLATDKYALLGNAGEFLDPVFSSGVTIAMKSAQFAVECVEKQLNGEKVDWERDYADPLMVGVNTFRTYVEGWYSGTLQDVIFYQDPNPKIKQMVCSILAGYAWDQTNPYVKDSKRRLTTLAEICRS encoded by the coding sequence ATGAAAAAACTGTCAACTCAAGTAGTGATCATCGGAGCTGGACCATCAGGGTCTATTGCTGCGTCTTTGCTTCATAAAAAAGGCATCGATGTTCGAGTGATTGAAAAGAGCGTATTCCCGCGTTTTTCTATTGGTGAAAGCCTATTACCCGCTTGTATGGAAGTGATTGAACAGGCAGGGATGACTGACGCAGTAATCAACGCCAACTTCCAATACAAAGATGGCGCAGCTTTTCGTAAAAATGGCGTGTACACGGCGTTCAATTTTGAAGATAAGTTCTCTGCTGGGCCTGGAACTACATTTCAGGTTCAGCGCGGCGCCTTTGATAAGGTGTTAGCAGACACAGCCGAGGCGCAAGGTGTCGCTATTGATTACCAACATGAGTTGATGGGCATTAATTTCACCGACAACAGCACGATTTTAGAGGTTCAAGTACTTGATGGAGAGCGCTATCAGCTAGAAGCTCAATACGTTCTCGATGGCAGTGGCTTTGGTCGAGTACTACCGAAAATGCTTGATTTGGAAGAGCCGTCATCGCTTCCTCCTCGCAAAGCCATTTTCACGCACATCAACGATCATATTGCAGAGGTGGATACCGCTCTTGAATATGACCGAAATAAAATTCTGATCTCGGTGCACCCAACCAACCCTGATGTTTGGTATTGGTTGATCCCATTCAGCAACGGTGTGTCTTCATTTGGTGTGGTAGGAGAGCCTAAGTTCTTTGAATCCTACCCACAAGACAAGATTGCCGCGATTAAGCAATTGGCAATGGAAGAACCGGGTTTGGCTGAGATACTGGCAAGCGCTGAGTATCCAAACCCTGCAGGTGAAATCGGTGGCTATTCTGCTAACGTGAAGCATCTTGCGACAGACAAATATGCACTGCTCGGTAATGCGGGTGAGTTCCTTGACCCAGTATTCTCGTCAGGCGTGACGATAGCGATGAAGTCGGCACAGTTTGCGGTTGAGTGTGTGGAAAAGCAGCTTAACGGTGAGAAGGTTGATTGGGAACGCGATTATGCAGATCCGTTGATGGTTGGCGTAAACACCTTTAGAACGTATGTTGAAGGGTGGTACTCAGGTACCTTGCAGGATGTGATTTTCTATCAAGATCCAAACCCGAAGATTAAACAAATGGTGTGCTCTATTTTAGCGGGCTACGCATGGGATCAAACCAATCCTTATGTGAAAGACTCAAAACGCCGATTGACGACACTGGCAGAGATCTGCCGAAGCTAG
- the flgB gene encoding flagellar basal body rod protein FlgB, which translates to MAISFDNALGIHQHTVGVRERNAEVLSTNIAQANTPGYKAKGLDFKKSLQAASSGASIGLSRTDGRHISASTTVNGETKYRIPTQPDTGDGNTVDLDLERNLFMQNQIRHQASLDFLGSKFKNLTKAIKGE; encoded by the coding sequence ATGGCTATTTCTTTTGACAATGCTTTAGGCATTCACCAACACACAGTTGGTGTACGTGAGCGTAACGCTGAGGTGCTTTCCACCAATATCGCGCAAGCAAACACGCCTGGGTATAAGGCAAAGGGATTAGACTTTAAGAAATCGCTGCAAGCGGCAAGTTCTGGGGCAAGCATTGGTCTTAGCCGCACAGATGGTCGGCACATTTCTGCCTCAACAACGGTGAACGGGGAAACGAAGTATCGAATTCCTACACAACCTGATACAGGAGATGGCAACACGGTTGATTTGGATTTGGAAAGAAACCTTTTCATGCAAAACCAAATTAGGCATCAAGCCTCTCTCGACTTCCTAGGAAGTAAGTTCAAGAATTTAACTAAAGCGATTAAAGGGGAATAA
- a CDS encoding FlgO family outer membrane protein produces MKKWLVVVSVMLLTSCAYSPIYNGKSEYSGSQFMLMDSPRHTMDFFVESMTEDLIVSNTSISARTPIAITSFVDLQHMDTTNWLGNSVSEGFIHQFQRRGFKVVDFKTTGSIQVTHQGDFALSRDWKDLAQEQDVQYVLTGTMLRQEGGVLVNARVVGMQTRIVVASAQGFLPADRIGRDLDTLNSIRTQDGVIIRSDPTISQPYTVILRP; encoded by the coding sequence ATGAAAAAATGGCTCGTAGTAGTGAGTGTCATGTTATTGACCTCATGCGCTTATTCGCCAATCTACAACGGCAAGTCTGAGTATTCAGGCAGTCAGTTTATGTTGATGGACAGCCCTCGTCATACCATGGATTTTTTCGTTGAAAGTATGACCGAAGATTTGATCGTGTCGAATACGAGTATTTCAGCAAGAACGCCGATTGCGATTACCTCGTTTGTTGACCTACAACACATGGACACAACAAACTGGCTCGGTAACTCAGTATCAGAAGGTTTCATTCATCAGTTTCAGCGTCGCGGCTTCAAGGTTGTTGATTTTAAAACGACGGGTTCTATCCAAGTGACTCACCAAGGTGACTTTGCGTTAAGCCGTGATTGGAAAGACTTAGCTCAAGAGCAAGACGTTCAATACGTGCTGACAGGCACTATGCTTCGTCAAGAAGGCGGTGTTCTAGTGAATGCTCGTGTGGTTGGAATGCAAACACGTATAGTGGTGGCTTCTGCACAAGGCTTCTTGCCTGCTGACCGTATTGGACGTGACCTCGATACTCTGAACAGTATTCGAACTCAAGATGGCGTGATCATTCGTTCTGACCCAACGATCAGCCAGCCTTATACTGTTATTCTTCGCCCTTAG
- a CDS encoding flagella synthesis protein FlgN, with protein MAALADLVNFQLQNAKALSELLSSEKTAITSRQSNDIERIAKEKVVLVEQLRSTDQRIAAHTNISELTENPELAQLVATIKSIVHDCHQANLVNGEALNRAHLSFKKLSNMMQQSHGKIGMTYNAGGQTHTISTLGTNVKA; from the coding sequence ATGGCGGCACTAGCAGACTTAGTTAATTTTCAACTTCAAAATGCCAAAGCCTTATCTGAATTATTAAGTTCAGAGAAAACCGCGATCACGAGCCGACAATCCAATGATATTGAGCGAATCGCCAAAGAAAAAGTGGTTCTTGTCGAACAGCTAAGATCAACCGATCAACGCATCGCTGCCCATACCAATATCTCAGAACTGACCGAGAACCCTGAACTGGCTCAGTTAGTCGCAACCATCAAGTCCATAGTGCACGATTGCCATCAAGCGAACCTGGTTAATGGCGAAGCCTTGAATCGAGCACACCTTAGCTTCAAAAAACTCAGCAATATGATGCAGCAAAGCCACGGTAAAATTGGCATGACCTACAATGCCGGTGGTCAAACGCATACTATTTCTACGCTGGGAACCAACGTAAAAGCCTAG
- the flgD gene encoding flagellar hook assembly protein FlgD — MAGINNNVGQSGLSYVDQLKSLQDGAKKPDETTGKQDLKQEDFLSLLTKQLAQQDPFKPVSNDQMIAQMASFATVDGIGKMNTQFESLNSSMTSNQALQASSLVGRDVLVPGAAGVKPGDGGMAAMVKLPQAMDNVMVRVENEVGQLVRTFDIGSKPSGDTRVEWDGKDEDGNPLPAGKYNVKASGLLDGENTEFQVSSYANVNSVLLGKGDGNVLLNLAGFTSPVRLAEVLEVGKA; from the coding sequence ATGGCTGGAATCAACAACAATGTTGGTCAAAGCGGCTTGTCCTATGTTGACCAGCTGAAGAGTCTTCAAGATGGCGCTAAGAAGCCCGACGAAACAACAGGTAAGCAGGATCTTAAACAAGAAGATTTCTTATCTTTGTTGACTAAGCAATTAGCACAGCAAGACCCTTTCAAGCCGGTTAGCAATGACCAGATGATTGCGCAAATGGCTTCATTTGCGACCGTAGATGGCATTGGCAAAATGAATACACAGTTTGAAAGCTTGAATTCATCAATGACCTCTAACCAAGCACTGCAGGCCTCTTCTTTGGTTGGCCGTGATGTATTGGTTCCTGGTGCGGCAGGTGTGAAACCCGGTGATGGCGGTATGGCGGCAATGGTTAAGCTTCCTCAGGCAATGGACAATGTAATGGTCCGTGTTGAGAACGAAGTTGGCCAATTAGTTCGCACATTTGATATCGGTTCTAAACCTTCTGGTGACACACGTGTTGAATGGGACGGAAAAGACGAAGACGGTAACCCATTGCCGGCCGGTAAATACAACGTGAAAGCGTCGGGTTTGCTGGATGGCGAGAACACAGAGTTCCAAGTTTCCAGTTATGCGAACGTGAACAGTGTGCTTCTTGGTAAGGGTGATGGCAACGTACTACTCAATCTGGCTGGTTTCACATCGCCAGTACGACTTGCTGAAGTACTAGAAGTTGGTAAAGCGTAG
- a CDS encoding flagellar basal body rod protein FlgF — translation MDRALFLAMSGAKQNMQALQLRANNLANVSTTGFRADLAQARSMQAYGEGMPTRVFSMTERPGHNFAQGSVVTTGRDLDVTVQGDGWISVMDNTGREGLTRNGNLRVDQNGLLTNASGHLVLGENDAPITLPIPISKVEIGTDGTISVIPQGAPAEELAVVDRIKLVRPDNQSLFKDTNGLFRSKNPDQAYEADAAVTLLKGAIEGSNVNAVGEMTSLIDLQRQFEMQVKMMSTAEEMDKSSDSLLRMS, via the coding sequence ATGGATCGCGCACTGTTTCTTGCCATGAGTGGCGCTAAGCAAAATATGCAAGCTTTGCAGCTACGTGCAAACAACCTTGCCAACGTAAGTACAACGGGTTTCCGTGCTGATTTAGCACAGGCACGTTCAATGCAAGCGTATGGCGAAGGCATGCCTACTCGTGTTTTCAGCATGACAGAGCGTCCGGGTCATAATTTCGCTCAGGGTAGTGTGGTTACTACTGGCCGAGATCTAGATGTCACCGTTCAAGGTGATGGTTGGATTTCAGTGATGGACAATACTGGCCGTGAAGGTTTAACACGTAACGGTAACCTAAGGGTTGACCAAAACGGTTTACTAACCAACGCAAGTGGTCACTTAGTGCTCGGTGAAAACGACGCACCAATCACACTGCCAATCCCAATTAGTAAAGTAGAAATTGGTACAGACGGTACGATCTCAGTCATTCCTCAAGGCGCTCCAGCTGAAGAATTGGCCGTGGTTGATCGTATTAAGCTTGTGCGTCCAGACAACCAAAGTTTGTTTAAAGATACGAATGGTCTATTCCGTTCGAAAAACCCAGATCAGGCATACGAAGCAGATGCAGCGGTAACGTTGCTAAAAGGTGCTATCGAAGGCAGTAACGTAAATGCCGTAGGTGAAATGACCAGCTTAATTGACTTACAACGTCAGTTTGAAATGCAGGTCAAGATGATGAGCACAGCAGAGGAAATGGACAAGTCGTCTGATTCACTGCTTCGTATGAGCTAA
- the flgA gene encoding flagellar basal body P-ring formation chaperone FlgA: MTYYKTNLPPLSIAMCRATFKTVAKFIGILSILFSFFVQAATPEQIEMIQSAAEQHILDTVEQPRGGELFVNSANVDSRIKATDCPIPLETSASTTTNTRSSITVLVQCVPDEWRVYVPVRLSMSVPLVTTTRALARGEIVGQYDVTTAMISLNKFRRQGFTAPEQVVGAKVKKNLRPGDVVERGDICVVCRNEKVIIQAVKGGMTITTKGTALTDGSMGDQVRVKNDKSQRIIEGIVTSMSEVTVYF, encoded by the coding sequence ATGACGTATTATAAAACAAATTTGCCACCTCTTTCCATAGCAATGTGTAGAGCTACTTTTAAAACTGTCGCTAAGTTTATCGGCATTTTATCAATATTGTTTAGTTTTTTTGTGCAAGCTGCGACCCCAGAACAAATTGAGATGATTCAGTCTGCGGCGGAGCAACATATCCTTGATACCGTTGAACAGCCACGAGGCGGCGAACTCTTTGTTAATTCAGCAAATGTTGACTCAAGAATCAAAGCAACAGACTGCCCAATCCCTCTCGAGACAAGTGCCTCAACCACCACCAATACCCGCAGCAGTATTACGGTTTTAGTGCAATGTGTTCCAGATGAGTGGCGAGTTTATGTGCCGGTACGCCTTTCAATGTCAGTGCCGCTTGTAACAACAACTCGAGCACTCGCGAGAGGCGAAATTGTTGGTCAATACGATGTGACAACCGCGATGATTTCTCTTAACAAGTTTCGTCGCCAAGGTTTCACCGCTCCAGAGCAAGTCGTCGGTGCCAAGGTTAAAAAGAACCTAAGACCCGGAGATGTTGTTGAAAGAGGCGATATCTGCGTCGTATGCCGAAATGAGAAGGTTATCATACAGGCTGTAAAAGGTGGCATGACCATTACTACCAAAGGCACAGCACTCACCGATGGTTCGATGGGCGATCAAGTAAGAGTGAAAAATGATAAATCACAGCGTATAATTGAAGGAATTGTTACCAGCATGTCTGAAGTCACGGTTTACTTTTAA
- a CDS encoding flagellar assembly protein FlgT, with protein sequence MKKIISYLFSISSLITISFSAHASWYEVTGTAAIVSTEESARVHALEDAVYKAVQFSGADIGSISNLTPYLDSSKKEFQFTNHEVRYILVDKERTRGGNLMITARIDIYPSANACHESQYKKTFLVGNIDVASPQQAVMGRIYNIGDDFSHVVDRQLAQESRSFVSVGTTNYDIDKRRPEVIKMIAQDTGAQYIIGGDITDLTATIESKLLKDDVINRQFALEMQVFDGKTGHQVYNRSYREVAKWPFAKTSEVDTRSARFWASTYGSMMLRVSRNIMLDLESEVSCKITLPEVAAVYGNTVTIDLGRMHGVQQGDKLQLWHTGSFIDQRGLPRNKVSQSDITLTVSRVYENEAELTIDQPSLAGSIQIGDVMQKIM encoded by the coding sequence ATGAAAAAAATAATTTCTTACTTATTTTCAATAAGTTCACTGATAACCATAAGCTTCAGTGCTCATGCCTCTTGGTATGAAGTTACCGGTACAGCAGCCATCGTATCGACAGAAGAAAGCGCAAGGGTCCACGCTCTGGAAGACGCGGTTTACAAGGCTGTTCAGTTCTCAGGCGCTGATATTGGTAGTATCTCCAACCTCACGCCCTATCTAGATTCGAGCAAGAAAGAGTTCCAGTTTACCAACCACGAAGTACGTTACATCTTGGTTGATAAAGAGAGAACACGCGGTGGCAATTTAATGATCACCGCAAGGATCGACATCTACCCTTCGGCAAATGCTTGCCATGAGAGCCAATATAAGAAGACGTTTTTGGTCGGCAATATTGATGTGGCCTCGCCTCAACAAGCCGTGATGGGAAGAATCTATAACATCGGCGATGATTTCAGCCATGTGGTTGACAGGCAGCTAGCGCAAGAGTCTCGCAGTTTCGTTTCTGTCGGTACAACCAATTACGACATCGATAAGCGTCGACCGGAAGTGATCAAGATGATCGCTCAAGACACAGGTGCGCAGTACATCATCGGTGGCGACATTACCGACTTAACGGCGACGATCGAATCTAAGCTTTTGAAAGACGACGTTATCAACCGTCAGTTCGCACTAGAGATGCAAGTGTTTGACGGAAAAACAGGTCATCAAGTTTACAATCGTAGCTATCGTGAAGTGGCAAAATGGCCATTTGCTAAGACCAGTGAAGTCGATACACGCAGCGCGCGCTTCTGGGCATCTACCTACGGCAGCATGATGCTTCGCGTCAGCCGTAATATCATGCTGGACTTGGAATCAGAAGTATCGTGTAAGATCACCCTGCCAGAGGTTGCGGCGGTCTACGGCAATACAGTGACCATTGATTTGGGCCGAATGCATGGTGTTCAACAAGGTGACAAGCTTCAGTTATGGCACACAGGTTCGTTTATCGACCAACGCGGTTTGCCACGCAACAAGGTTTCTCAAAGCGATATCACCCTAACGGTTTCTCGCGTTTATGAAAACGAAGCGGAACTGACGATTGATCAACCAAGCCTTGCGGGAAGCATTCAAATTGGTGATGTGATGCAGAAAATCATGTAG
- the flgP gene encoding flagellar assembly lipoprotein FlgP yields the protein MKKLMFVVAALLLVGCQPLQSMRPDDFLVAVGYASISEQKGRNDEERRIRAMRASKIDAYRELAEQVYGMRVSGRAELEDQRLGTERTSGAVDGVIRGAEVVRSYPVGDSYVTELQLDIRKMDQLRNYGEVQAVPEKRQQTLF from the coding sequence ATGAAGAAGTTAATGTTTGTTGTTGCCGCTTTATTGCTTGTTGGTTGTCAGCCATTGCAGAGCATGAGACCTGATGATTTTTTAGTAGCTGTTGGCTACGCGAGTATCAGTGAGCAGAAAGGCCGTAACGACGAAGAGAGACGCATCCGTGCGATGAGAGCCTCTAAGATCGATGCTTATCGTGAGTTAGCTGAACAGGTTTACGGCATGCGAGTAAGTGGCCGTGCTGAACTTGAAGATCAACGCCTTGGCACTGAACGTACGTCAGGTGCGGTTGATGGTGTTATTCGTGGTGCAGAAGTCGTGCGCAGTTACCCAGTGGGTGATAGCTACGTGACCGAGCTTCAGTTAGACATCCGTAAGATGGATCAGCTCCGTAATTACGGTGAAGTTCAGGCAGTACCTGAGAAGAGACAACAAACACTGTTCTAG
- the flgE gene encoding flagellar hook protein FlgE, giving the protein MSYVALSGLSAAQLDLNTTSNNIANANTFGFKESRAEFGDVYSNSLFTNAKTTSGGGAQASQVAQQFHEGSSIYTNNPMDLRVSGTGFFAVAKDRMVPEINELTRNGAFHLNKDNYMVTANDEFLLGYDVDPNSGEVLSYAPKPLDIPAEFGKPKQTENIEVGVNLPANGDLKDPAAFNYQDADTYNRATSSTVYDSMGQSYKLTTYYLKDQTQPNTWQTYYTMSDENGEKPLNITGGDATNATGHVGHTMKFNNDGTLASLNSGQPINSDPLGAGANPIDLNGADPTQVLKFGLDSSTQFAAPFELTKFDEDGATTGFLTKIDFDEYGSVLGTYSNGENVMLGRVGLVRVPNEQGLDKKGGTQWDSTNDSGDKIWGESNKGSFGSINNGSLEQSNIDMTQELVDLISAQRNFQANSRSLEVHNQLQQNILQIR; this is encoded by the coding sequence ATGTCATATGTAGCTTTAAGCGGCCTATCCGCTGCACAATTAGACCTGAATACAACCAGTAACAACATTGCGAACGCGAACACATTTGGCTTTAAAGAGTCTCGTGCTGAGTTCGGTGATGTTTACTCAAACTCGTTGTTCACTAACGCAAAAACGACGTCAGGTGGCGGTGCGCAAGCTAGCCAAGTGGCGCAACAGTTCCACGAAGGTTCAAGTATTTATACAAACAACCCAATGGACTTACGTGTCAGTGGTACAGGTTTCTTTGCTGTAGCGAAAGATCGCATGGTGCCAGAGATTAATGAACTAACGCGTAATGGTGCATTTCACCTAAACAAAGATAACTACATGGTTACAGCTAACGATGAGTTTCTTTTAGGCTACGATGTTGATCCTAACTCGGGTGAAGTTCTTTCTTACGCGCCAAAGCCTCTCGACATTCCTGCTGAGTTTGGTAAGCCAAAACAGACAGAAAACATTGAAGTAGGGGTTAACCTGCCTGCAAACGGTGATCTTAAAGACCCAGCTGCATTTAACTACCAAGATGCTGATACATACAACCGTGCAACGTCTTCGACGGTATACGATTCTATGGGGCAGTCTTACAAGTTAACGACTTACTACCTCAAAGATCAGACCCAACCAAACACTTGGCAAACGTACTACACCATGTCAGATGAGAATGGCGAGAAACCATTGAACATTACAGGCGGTGATGCGACGAATGCAACAGGTCATGTTGGTCATACAATGAAGTTCAACAATGATGGTACGTTAGCAAGCCTGAACAGTGGTCAGCCGATTAACTCTGATCCTCTAGGTGCTGGCGCGAACCCAATTGACTTGAACGGTGCGGATCCAACACAAGTGCTTAAGTTTGGTCTAGATTCTTCAACTCAGTTTGCTGCTCCGTTTGAATTGACTAAGTTTGATGAAGATGGTGCGACAACAGGTTTCTTAACCAAAATCGATTTCGATGAGTACGGCAGTGTTCTAGGTACTTACTCAAATGGTGAAAACGTGATGCTTGGCCGTGTAGGCTTGGTTCGTGTACCAAATGAGCAAGGTCTAGATAAGAAAGGCGGCACTCAATGGGATTCTACTAACGACTCAGGTGACAAAATCTGGGGTGAATCGAATAAAGGTTCATTTGGTAGCATCAACAACGGCTCTCTAGAGCAGTCGAACATCGATATGACTCAAGAACTGGTTGATTTGATTTCTGCTCAACGTAACTTCCAAGCGAACTCGCGTTCTCTAGAAGTACACAACCAGCTACAACAGAATATTCTTCAGATTCGTTAA
- a CDS encoding chemotaxis protein CheV, translating into MTGILDSVNQRTQLVGQNRLELLTFRLMGRQRYGINVFKVKEVLQCPKLTKMPNLNPLVKGVAHIRGQTISVIDLSLAIGGRPTTDVEKCFVVISEFNRTIQGFLVSSVERIINMHWESILPPPDGAGKANYLTAVTNIDNELVEILDVEKILAEISPVDETMDSKIAEEIAEVEQEKELVRRILIADDSTVARKQVQRAIESIGFEVISVKDGKEAYEKLMQMSAEGSIYDQISLVISDIEMPEMDGYTLTAEIRRHAELKDLYVILHSSLSGVFNQAMVERVGANSFIAKFNPDELGAAVKAALTN; encoded by the coding sequence ATGACGGGTATTCTTGATTCGGTGAATCAGCGTACGCAACTCGTCGGTCAAAACCGATTAGAATTACTAACCTTTCGCCTAATGGGGCGTCAGCGTTACGGCATTAATGTTTTTAAAGTAAAAGAAGTGCTTCAATGCCCTAAGCTGACGAAGATGCCAAACTTGAACCCACTGGTTAAAGGTGTCGCACACATTCGTGGCCAAACGATTTCTGTGATTGATTTGAGCTTAGCGATTGGTGGCCGTCCTACAACGGATGTTGAAAAGTGTTTTGTGGTTATCTCTGAGTTTAACCGAACCATTCAAGGTTTTTTGGTAAGTTCAGTTGAGCGCATTATTAACATGCACTGGGAATCTATTCTTCCGCCGCCTGATGGCGCAGGTAAAGCCAACTACCTGACAGCGGTAACCAACATCGATAATGAATTAGTCGAAATTCTGGATGTTGAAAAGATTCTTGCTGAGATTTCACCTGTTGATGAAACAATGGACAGCAAAATTGCTGAAGAAATCGCAGAAGTAGAACAAGAGAAAGAATTGGTTCGCCGTATCTTGATTGCTGATGATTCGACGGTTGCTCGTAAGCAGGTTCAACGTGCTATCGAGTCGATTGGTTTTGAAGTTATCTCAGTGAAAGATGGTAAAGAAGCCTACGAGAAGTTGATGCAGATGTCAGCCGAGGGCAGTATTTACGATCAGATTTCATTGGTGATTTCAGATATCGAAATGCCAGAAATGGATGGATACACGCTGACTGCTGAGATTCGTCGTCACGCAGAATTGAAAGATTTATACGTAATTTTACACTCATCATTGAGTGGTGTATTTAACCAAGCCATGGTTGAGCGAGTAGGGGCTAACTCCTTCATCGCGAAATTCAACCCTGATGAGCTTGGTGCAGCGGTTAAAGCTGCGTTAACTAACTAA
- a CDS encoding protein-glutamate O-methyltransferase, which produces MTAITISDQEYRDFSRFLESQCGIVLGDSKQYLVRSRLSPLVTKFNVASLSDLLRDVVTGRNRELRVAAVDAMTTNETLWFRDTYPFAVLADKLLPEIAANKRPIKIWSAASSSGQEPYSMAMTVLETQARKPGMLPNVSITATDISASMLDMCRTGAYDNLALGRGLSPERRRTFFEDAGDGRMKVKDNVKRMVNFRPQNLMDSYALLGKFDIIFCRNVLIYFSPDMKSKVLNQMANSLNPGGYLLLGASESLTGLTDRFEMVRCNPGIIYKLK; this is translated from the coding sequence ATGACTGCTATAACAATAAGTGATCAAGAGTATCGCGATTTCAGCCGTTTCTTAGAATCTCAATGTGGCATTGTATTAGGTGACAGCAAACAATACTTAGTGCGCAGCCGTCTAAGCCCATTAGTAACGAAGTTCAATGTAGCGTCGTTATCTGATTTGCTAAGAGATGTAGTGACAGGTCGAAACCGTGAGTTGAGAGTGGCAGCAGTGGATGCTATGACGACGAACGAGACACTTTGGTTCCGAGATACTTACCCGTTTGCTGTGCTTGCGGATAAACTTCTACCGGAAATAGCGGCAAATAAACGTCCTATTAAGATTTGGTCTGCGGCAAGTTCTTCAGGCCAAGAACCATACTCAATGGCAATGACGGTGCTTGAGACTCAAGCTCGTAAGCCGGGTATGCTGCCAAATGTATCGATTACCGCAACTGACATCTCAGCAAGTATGTTGGATATGTGCCGCACGGGCGCGTACGACAACCTTGCATTGGGACGCGGACTTTCTCCAGAGCGTCGTCGTACCTTCTTTGAAGATGCGGGCGATGGTCGTATGAAAGTGAAAGACAACGTAAAGCGCATGGTGAACTTCCGTCCTCAAAACTTGATGGACAGCTATGCACTGTTAGGCAAGTTCGACATCATCTTTTGTCGTAACGTGCTGATTTACTTCTCACCTGATATGAAGTCAAAGGTACTTAACCAGATGGCCAATAGCCTCAACCCTGGTGGTTACCTGCTATTAGGCGCGTCGGAATCACTAACAGGCTTAACGGATCGTTTTGAAATGGTTCGCTGTAATCCAGGCATCATCTACAAATTAAAGTAA